The Levilactobacillus namurensis genomic interval GAAGCCTACCCTGGGGATATCTTCTACACCCACTCTCGTTTATTGGAACGGGCAGCGAAGTTGAATGATGATCTCGGCGGTGGGTCCATGACCGCGTTACCAGTGATTGAAACCAAGGCCGGTGACGTGTCTGCCTACATTCCAACCAACGTAATTTCCATTACCGATGGTCAAATCTTCCTGAACAGTGATTCGTTCTATTCAGGGGTTCGGCCAGCCATGGATGCCGGGACGTCTGTTTCCCGGGTTGGTGGGGATGCCCAAATCAAGGCCATGAAGAAGGTTGCCGGGACTTTGCGGTTGGACTTGTCCTCCTACAAGGAACTGGAATCCTTTGCGCAATTCGGTTCTGATTTGGATGCAGCGACCCAAGCTAAGTTAGCACGTGGGGCCCGGACGGTGGAAGTCTTGAAGCAAGGCTTACACGAATCCGTTCCCGTTGCTAAGGAAGTTGTGATTTTGTTTGCGTTAACGCATGGTCACCTCGACAAGCTCGAAGTTGAAGATGTTTTACGCTATCAAAATGAGTTGTTTGACTTTATGGACAGTTCGCACAAGGATCTCGAGGATTCCATTACGAAGACGGGGAACTTACCAGAAGGTAACGCCCTGGAAGACGCAATCAAGGAATTCGACCAGACTTTCCAACCGTCCAAGCACGCTGAAGCTGCAGCCAACGACTCAGAAAACTAAGATTGCTTGAAGGAAGGATGGTGAGGAACAATGGCTGAATCGATTCATGACGTTCAACGTCGGATTAACTCGACCAAGGCTACCCGCCAAATTACGGCGGCCATGCATATGGTTTCGACGGCGAAGTTAAACAAGATTCAGAAACACGCGACCGGCTACCAAGACTACGTGTCAAAGGTAAAGGCAGTCGTGATGCACCTTTCGCAGTCTCATCTGTTGGATAATTCCTCAAGCAACCTGCAGTCAGATCGTCCAGTTAAGAAAACTGCCTACTTGGTGATTACCTCTGACCGGGGCATGGTGGGAAGCTACAATAGTAGTGTCCTCCGCGATGCTAACCGGTTTATCGACAAGCGGACGCCGAATCCCGACGACTACATGGTGTTAGCCGTTGGTGGGACGGGTGCAGATTTCTATAAGCACCGGGGAGTCAATGTGGCTTACGAATACCGTGGCGTTAGCGACGTTCCTGAATTCAATGAAGTTCGGGAAATCGTCAAGACGGTTACCACGATGTTCGATAACCAAGTGTTCGATGAACTCTTTGTTTGCTACAACCACTTTGTTAACCGGATTTCATCCCGGTTCCGGGCTGAAAAGATGCTACCAGTGGATAAGGAAACCCTGACCACTGACGCAGCCAACGATACGCCAACTAAGCCGTTAACGGCGGAGTATGACACGGAGCCTTCTGAAGCAGAAGTGCTGCAGGTCGTGCTACCACAGTACGCGGAAAGCTTGGTATATGGCGCGATTCTGGACGCTAAGACTTCTGAACATGCATCTAGCACCAACGCGATGCAGTCCGCTACTGATAATGCCGATGATTTGATCGCAACGTTGCAACTGCACTATAACCGTGCACGTCAAGCCGCGATTACGACTGAAATCACCGAAATTACCGGTGGTCAAGAAGCCTTAAACAAATAATGACGGGAGGAATTAACGAATAATGAGTACTGGTAAAGTTGTTCAAGTTATCGGACCAGTCGTCGACGTTGAATTCCCATTAAATGATGAATTACCTGACATTAACACCGCCTTAAACATCAAAAAAGATGACGGCAGTGTCTTAGTTACCGAAGTTGCCCTGGAATTGGGTGACGGTGTGATGCGGACCATTGCCATGGACGGTACCGACGGTCTTCGCCGGGGTATGGAAGTTGAAAACACGAAAGCTTCAATTTCCGTTCCTGTTGGTGACGACACCTTAGGTCGGGTGTTCAACGTTTTAGGGGAACCAATTGACGGCGGCGCCGAATTTGGTCCAGATGCTGAGCGGATGCCAATTCACCGTGACGCACCAAAGTATGACGAATTAAACCCTACGACTGAAATCCTGGAAACGGGGATCAAGGTCATTGACTTACTCGAACCTTACGTTCGTGGTGGGAAGATTGGGTTGTTCGGTGGTGCCGGTGTTGGTAAGACCGTTTTAATTCAAGAATTAATTCATAACATTGCCCAGGGTCATAACGGGATTTCCGTCTTCACCGGTGTTGGTGAACGGACTCGTGAAGGGAATGATATGTACTGGGAAATGAAGGGTTCCGGTGTTTTGAAGCAAACCGCCATGGTTTACGGACAAATGAACGAACCTCCTGGTGCCCGGATGCGGGTTGCCTTGACCGGGTTGACTATCGCGGAATACTTCCGGGATGTTAAGGGCCAAGATGTGCTGTTGTTTATCGACAACATCTTCCGGTTCACGCAAGCCGGTTCTGAAGTTTCTGCCTTACTGGGGCGGATTCCTTCAGCCGTTGGTTACCAACCAACGTTGGCCACTGAAATGGGGCAATTGCAAGAACGGATTACGTCAACCAAGAAGGGCTCAATCACTTCGATTCAAGCCGTTTATGTGCCAGCCGATGACTACACCGACCCGGCGCCAGCGACGACTTTCGCCCACTTGGATGCCACGACTAACTTGGAACGTTCTTTGACGCAACAAGGGATTTATCCAGCCGTGGACCCATTGGCTTCAACGTCAACGGCCTTGGCCCCAGAAATCGTGGGTCAAGAACACTACGACGTTGCGACGCAAGTCCAACACGTTTTGCAACGGTACCATGAATTGCAAGATATCATTTCCATCTTAGGGATGGATGAATTGTCTGAAGAAGAACAAACGATCGTTAACCGTGCGCGGCGGATCCAATTCTTCTTGTCACAACCATTCTCCGTTGCTTCTCAATTCACTGGTATGGATGGGAAGTACGTTAAGTTGGATGATACGATCCGGAGTTTCAAGGACATCTTAGCTGGGAAGTACGATGACTTACCAGAAGACGCTTTCCGGAACTGTGGGAGTATCGAAGACGCGGTCGCTAAGGCCAAGGAAATGAACGAAGCAGTTGCCAACGACTAGGGAGGGATTCTAATTGGCTGATAATTCATCAGTATTATCCGTTAGTATCGTCACTCCCGATGGTCGCGTGTATGAACACGAGAGTACCTTTTTAGTGGTCACCACGAAATTAGGACAACTCGGGATCATGCCAAATCACGTTCCGGTCATTACTTCTTTGGAAGTTGACGAGGCCCGGATCAAGCATGATGACACGGAAGACAAGGTTGCCGTTAACGGTGGCTTCCTTGAATTCTCGAACAATACGGCCACCATTGTTGCTGACAGTGCGGAACGTCAAGACGACATCGATGTCGCCCGGGCGGAAAATGCACGTCAACGGGCTGAGAAGACCATCAAGCAAGCGCAAGCAGCGCATGATGCAGACTCCTTAGCACGGGCTGAAGTTGCGTTACGACGGGCCGTTAACCGGATTAACGTCGCAAAGCACTAATGAAAAAATTAACATTTAAATAAATGGATTTTTAATGGCAATTCTCATCTGAGGGTTGCTATTTTTTTATCCTTGGATAAGGAGGTCCTTAACGAGTTCGGGATTCATTAGTAAATGTAATATTACAACGGCCGATTTTACGGGAATCACGGGGACAAGCCCTAAGAAATATGCTATAGTTAATGAGAATGTTCAGAAGGGATGGAGTCGATGAAACTCATCGGGATGCAAGGAATTTTAACGATTATTAGTCATTTGTTCTTTATTGCGCTAGCTTTTTGGGCCATTTCAGCCCTGCATATTGAGCGATTGATGACCTTTTATCCGCGGCAGTCACGCGTGCTGATCGTCATGTTAGCGGTCGCAATTGGCTTTGGTTGCAGCTCATTCTTTTTGGACTTCATTAACAATGTTCGTAATCTAGGCTACCTGGTACGGTAGACGTATAAAATATTTTTGGAGGTATCCCATGGAAAAAATCGTTGTTCATGGTGGGAACCGTTTAACGGGTGAGGTCCAAATCGAAGGCGCCAAGAATGCCGTTTTACCAATCTTAGCGGCATCAATTCTGGCGAATGAAGGGATCACGCATTTAACAAATGTTCCGGTTCTATCTGACGTTTATACAATGAACAAAGTCCTGCGGTTCTTGAACCTGCGGGTTGACTTTGATGAGGCCAATCGTGCGATTACGATTGATGCGACCAAGCAGCTTTCGAGTGAGGCACCGTTTGAATACGTGTCGAAGATGCGTGCATCGATCGTGGTGATGGGTCCCTTACTGGCGCGATTAGGGCATGCTCGGGTCGCTTTACCAGGGGGTTGTGCCATCGGAACGCGACCAATCGACCTCCATCTGAAGGGCTTAGAAGCCTTGGGTGCGCGAATCGAACAACACGATGGGTTCGTTGAAGCGTTTGCCGACCACCTGACTGGTGCGCACATCTACTTGGACTTTCCTAGTGTTGGGGCGACCCAGAACATCATGATGGCGGCCTGCCTGGCGCAGGGGACCACGGTGATCGATAATGTCGCCCGGGAACCGGAAATCGTGGATTTGGCTAACGTCTTGAATAAGATGGGCGCGCATGTTCGCGGTGCGGGGACGGAAACGTTGCGTATCGATGGGGTCGCTGCGATGCACGGAACGGACCACAGTGTGGTTCAGGACCGCATCGAGGCGGGGACCTTCATGGTGGCTGCTGCGTTGACTCGTGGAAACGTGTTGATCAAGGATGGAATTGTTGAACATAACAAGCCTTTGATTTCCAAATTACAAGAAATGGGCGCACAGGTCATGGACGAGCCAGCGGGAGTCCGGGTTATCGGACCAGATGAACTCGCCCCAACGGACGTTAAAACTTTACCGTATCCCGGTTTCCCTACGGATATGCAGCCGCAGATGACGATTTTACAGCTGGCTGCTAAGGGGACCAGCACCATGACCGAGACCGTCTTTGAGAACCGGTTCATGCATTTGGAAGAATTGCGGCGGATGAATGCCCAGTTCCAGATCAATGGCCAGACGGTGGTTATGCACGGGCCAACCGACTTTAACGGAGCCGAGGTTGCAGCAACGGATCTACGGGCTGCCGCGGCGCTAGTTTTGGCTGGGCTGGTCGCAGACGGCTATACGCAAGTAACCAATTTAAAGTACTTAGACCGAGGGTACTACGACTTCCATAAGAAACTCGCAGCACTAGGGGCAGAGATCAAGCGAATCTCGGTTCCGGATAATGACGCCGTGGTGTTGAAGAATGCCCGGGTCGATAACGAAGTCTAACGTTGAAACCTAAAGGGGTGGCATCACGCCACCTTTTTATTTGGTCTAGCAAACCATTTAGAGTTTATGCGGATTGTGGTATAATGAAACGTTGAAAATTGGCATCTAAAATCAGGAGGATTCAAAAGTATGGCGAAAGACATTGGGATTGATTTGGGGACTGCGAATGTTTTAATTTACGTAGTCGGTAAGGGTATCGTATTGAACGAACCATCAGTGGTTGCGATTGATACGAAGACCGATAAAGTGTTAGCGGTGGGTTCCGAAGCATACCGGATGGTTGGTCGGACTCCCGGCAACATTCGCGCGATTCGGCCCCTTAAGGACGGCGTTATTTCCGACTTTGATATTACCGAAGCCATGCTCTCCTACTTTATCAACAAATTAAGTGTGAAGGGCTTCTTATCCAAGCCAAACATCATGATTTGTGCGCCAACGAATATTACGGAAATCGAACGGAAGGCCATTATTCAAGCGGCCGAAAAGTCCGGTGGAGCGAAGGTTTATCTGGAAGAAGAACCTAAAGTTGCGGCCTTGGGTGCGGGGATGGACATCTTCAAGCCTAGTGGTAACATGGTGATCGACATGGGTGGGGGAACCAGTGACATTGCCATCCTGTCCTTGGGTGACATTGTTGCGAGCCAGTCCATTCGCGTGGCCGGTGACCGGATGAACAGTGAAATCGTCAACTACCTCAAACACAAGCACAATCTTATCGTGGGGGAACGGACGGCCGAAACCATTAAGATTAAGATCGGAACGGCCTATCCAGAACCCGATAACGAGAAGAAGACCATGGCTGTTCGGGGCCGGGATTCCGTTTCGGGGATGCCGACGGAAGAGACCATTACGGCGGCGGAAGTTGAAGAAGCCATCCATGATTCCGTGGAGCAGATCGTTTCAGCGGCCATGGCGGTCTTGGAGACCACGCCACCGGAATTGGCAGCGGACATTATCGACCGGGGAATCATGTTGACCGGTGGTGGGGCGTTGTTAGATGGTATCGATAAGCTCTTCTCCGAACGGTTGACGGTTCCCGTCATCATTTCCGAGGATCCTTTGGACAACGTGGCTAAGGGAGCCGGCGTCTTGCTGGAACACATGAACACGAAAGTCGCTAAGCAAAACAACTAGGTGAACTAAGGGGGTGACCGTGTGCGGCGATTCTTAATGATGCTGGTCCGGGGATATCAGCGGTGGATCTCACCGCTCTTTCCGCCGACCTGTCGCTATTATCCGACCTGTTCAACGTATATGTTGCAGGCACTGGCGAAGCATGGGGCCTTAAAAGGTGGCCTGATGGGGTTAGCGCGTATTTTACGGTGCCACCCCTTTGTTCACGGTGGGGTCGATCCCGTTCCGGATCACTTCACCTTGCGGCGCAACGTGGTGGCTGAAAAGGCCTATCGACAAGCAATGCAACTGGATGACAAGCAATCCACAACTAAATGAAGGAGCGTTGGCATGAGTAAACGAGAAAAATCTGTCCAAGTGACGGTGGACGAACAAAAACAATCTGACGGCACCACGGTGTCTGCTCTTAAAATCGGGGATGACACGATTGGAACGGTCAAGCCAGTAGAAGATCGGTTTGAAGCCCAATTGACGGACGGGGATGTCTACCGCGTCAAGACCATTGACGAAGGCGTCGAATTACTGTTGCGGGATTACCATCTGCACCAGGGTTAATAATTTTTGGTAAAATTGGCCGGAGCGGAACAGACCTGTTCCCTTCGGCCTTTATAATAGACCTATTGAGTACTCGGTAGAGTTTACCGACTCAGCTAAACAATTTTTAGGATTAAGGAGCAAGCGATTGTGGCAAAGAATGTGACCAGACAACCAGATGAGACCGACTCGCGAATTGACTGGGGAATCATCTTCTGTGTCTTAATGTTGGCCTTGATTGGCCTCGCGTCGATCTACGTTGCGGCGACGCATGATTCTAGTGCAACGAGTATTACATCCGCCGTGGTTTCCCAACTGGTATGGTACATCATTGGGACGATTGCGATTGTGATCATTATGCAATTTGACTCGGAACAGCTGTGGAAGGTGGCCCCGTTGCTCTACGGGATTGGGCTGTTTCTCCTGTTCTCGGTCTGGGTCTTCTATAGCAAGGCCTACTATGCCAGTACGGGGGCCAAGAGTTGGTTTGCGATTGGACCGTTGACCTTCCAACCCTCCGAAGTTATGAAGCCGGCGTTTATCCTGATGCTGGCGCGAGTTGTGGCGGATCATAATAATAATTTTCCGTTTCACACGGTCAACTCGGATTTCCGGTTGATCGGGAAGATCATTTTGTGGACGTTACCGGTCGCGGTCGCTTTGAAGATGCAAAACGACTTTGGGACCATGTTGGTGTTCTTCGCGATTGCGGGGGGCGTCATCTTAGTTTCGGGGATTACTTGGAAGATTTTGGCACCAGCGATGATTGCCTTAGGTGTCGGCGGTAGTGGGGTACTCGCCCTGGTGACGACGACCATGGGCCGAAAGATTTTGGAAAAAGTCGGTTTTCAGGCCTACCAATTCGCCCGGGTCGACACGTGGCTCCATCCGTCCGCTGATACGTCCAACCAGGGGTATCAACTCTGGCAGAGTATGAAAGCCGTCGGTTCCGGTGGCATCTTCGGAACGGGCTTTAACGTTTCTCACGTCTACGTACCGGTACGTGAATCCGATATGATTTTCTCGGTCATTGGGGAGAACTTTGGCTTCATTGGTGGCTGTGTACTGATTTTCCTTTACTTCTTATTGATTTACCAAATGATTCGGGTCACGTTCGATACCAAGAACGTCTTCTACGCGTACATTTCAACCGGGGTCATTATGATGATTCTCTTCCACGTTTTTGAAAACATTGGGATGAGTATCGGACTTTTACCACTGACGGGGATTCCGTTGCCCTTCGTGAGTCAAGGGGGGTCGGCCCTGATTGGAAATCTGATTGGGATTGGACTAATCATGTCAATGCGGTATCATTATAAGAGTTACATGTTTAGTCGTAACGAGTCATTCAAATAAAGGAGATTATGAAATCATGAGTGAAATGGTTAAGTATTTCTGGACGAAGGCTACAAACGATGGTACGCGGATTGGGTTGACCACCGAGGGCCAAGACGAATTAGGAACGGTTAAGTTCGCTAAGTTGCCAGCCGTTGGGGACCAAGTGAAGAAGGGCGAGAACCTTTTGAGCGTGGAAGCCGACAAGGCGGTCTCTGATATTCCAAGTCCTGTTACGGGTAAAGTAACGGCTGTTAACCCAGCCTTGGCTGATAGCTTTGACGCGTTAAACGGCAGTGACACTGACGCTGCTTGGTTTGTTGACGTTCAAGAAGACTAAGTCATTGAAAAACCGGTTATTCTCTACGGAGATTAGCCGGTTTTTTAGTGGTTTCAGGGGTTGTCGGGTATAATAGAGGTATCGTGATAGAAATGGAGTGGGCGATATGACGGAAAAAAACGTGTTTCACATTAACGGGTACCTAGGCTTATTGCTAGTTCTGGTGCTACTAGCGGGGGGTGGCTTACTGGTATTCCAAGGAATGGGCATGGCGATTTTAGGAACCCTCTTAATTATCGTGGGATTATTGGGTGCCAGCAGCTTGACCATCGTTGGGCCCAATCAATCGAAGGTCTTAACGTTCTTTGGACGTTACGTCGGAACGATTCGAGAAGCTGGCCTGTACTTGACGATTCCGCTGACCAATAAGGCGACGGTTTCGCTGCGGGTTCGTAACTTTAACAGTGCCATCTTAAAGGTCAACGACTTACAAGGAAATCCGGTAGAAATCGCCGCCGTGATCGTCTTCAAGGTGGTGGATACCAGTAAGGCCCTGTTCGCCGTCGAAGACTATGAACAGTTCGTAGAGATTCAAAGCGAATCGGCCATTCGGCACGTCGCATCCGAATACGCTTACGATAATTTTGGTGACCACCAAGCGTTGACGCTGCGGAGCAACCCCACGGAAGTGTCCAATCATTTAACGGAAGAACTCCAGGAGCGGTTGGATGTCGCGGGAGTCGAAGTGGTCGAGACCCGGCTGACGCACTTGGCTTATGCGACTGAAATTGCCTCGGCAATGTTGCAGCGTCAGCAGTCACAAGCAATCCTGTCGGCCCGTAAAATCATCGTGGAAGGGGCCGTCTCGATTACTGAAGGTGCCATTAGCCGGTTATCGGCGGAGACCAATTTGGAACTCACCGATAATCAGAAATTGCAATTGATTAATAACATGATGGTCTCAATCATTAATGAACGGGGTTCCCAACCCGTAATCAATACGGGAAAAGTTGACGATTAAAGATCACGAGGTTTGGTCTGGAGGATTTTGATGGACGAACAGATAAGGACGTTACAAGCAAATTTACGGGCGCTCAATGATCAGCTGCGTCACGGGGAGGTCTACCAATCGTTGGGGGATCGCCTGGGGCAACTGATGGATGGTCTACAGCGACACCGCCGTACCGCCATTGACTTTCCGGATGATCAAGATGGTATTGAGGAGCTCTTAGACCAGATTCATCAACGGTTAGCGGCTGACCAACCGGCAACGGTCTCACTGGCGGAACTAAGCCAGCTGTTGGACCATCTGCGCTCGGTCGACCCGCGGGTCCGCTATACGGGCGTTCATTTTACGCTGTATGATGCGCTGGAAGCCGATACGTTTACCTCGGAGCAACTCCAGTGGTTGACTGAGCAGCTATTAGCCGATCACCGGCTATTTGCGCACATCTTAGAACCCGCTAACCAAGCCGTTTTTGGTCGGTCAACGACCACGTCCTTTTTAGCCACGGTGCTGCACTACGGTCAGGGCCATCCCCAACTATTCCAGATCGATTATGATCGGGTGGTGATTCAGATTGCGACGTACCTGTGTTTGGAGACCGATACGCGCGGGTTCATCAACGGTCAGGGATGGGCCCACGCTTTCACGTCGGTGACGGCTTTAGTGACGGCTTTGAACGATAATACGGTGATTCCGCGGGCTGATAAGCTCTTCTTGATGACGACGTTTATTGAACGCTTTAAACGGTTAGCGACACCGTTGATTTATGGGGAGACCACCCGGATGAGCAATTATCTCGTGTCATTGACTAACCGGCATCCACTGTACACGGACGCGTGTGTGGCGGCCTTGAAGCAGTGGCGGCGACAGGTTGCTTTACAGCGGCGGTCGACAGAAACGGCGGCGGGTTGGAACCGCTACTATAATCGGCAGCGTTTACTGGACGCCCTGCAGCTCCACCGGGACTTAGCTCCCCAGATTCGAACGTATTTATCCGCAGCCATTGATTTTTTGGCGTAGTTTGTAGGCAGATTTTATCAGAAATGGTATACTGAAGGCTAACCGAAAACTATACGATAGGATGAGTGACATCATGGAAAAAAATAAGTTACACGTAGGTTTACTATTCGGTGGCAATTCCTCGGAACACGATGTTTCTAAGCGTTCCGCACACAACATTTACGATGCGATGGATAAGACCCATTACGATGTGAGTCTGTTCCTATTGACCCGCGAGGGGTTCGTATTAAGTGACGCGGCTTCCCGCCGAGTCTTCAATGGTGAAGATGAGGGGACGGTAGCGGCAGAGGAACAAGCGAAGGTAGATGCTTCTAATCCATTGGCACCCATTTGGAACCTATCCCAAGCGAAGGATATTGATGTTTTCTTCCCGATTATTCACGGTAATTTGGGTGAAGACGGTACGATCCAGGGGCTTTTCCGCTTATTGAAAAAGCCTTATGTGGGGAGTGGCGTCTTGGCATCAGCGACGGCCTTCGATAAGGATCGGACAAAGCAGGTCTTGACGGCGAACGGTATCCGGAACACCAAGTACGTGGTGGTGACGCCGGCTAACCGGGACCACTACGATTACGCCACGGTCCAAGCTAAGCTGGGGACGGACGTCTTCATTAAGCCAGCTAACCAAGGTTCCTCCATTGGGATTCATATGGCGACCAACCAACAGGAGTACATCGATGGCATGGCGGATGCCTTCCGGTACGACTACAAGGTCTTGGTTGAAGAAACGATTGCCGGCCCAGAAGAAGTGGAAATTTCCATCCTGGGGAACGAACAGCCCCAAGCTTCCAAGCTGGGAGCGATTCGGGTTCCTAAGCAGGACGTCTTCTACGACTATAACAATAAGTTCGTTGACGCCAGCGGGGTGACGTTCGAGGTGCCCGTCAAGTTGGATGACCAGCTCACGCAAGAGATCACGGACATGGGACTCAAGACCTATGCCGCGTTAGGCTTAACGGGGATGGCGCGAATCGATTACTTAGTTTCTAAGGACGGCGTGCCATACGTGGGTGAGGTGAACACCTTGCCAGGCTTTACTAACATTAGTCTGTACCCACAACTATGGGAAGCCTCAGGTATCAGTTATGCGGACCTGATTGACCGGTTGATCGACTTGGCGATTGCCGAATTTAACCGGCAGGATCAATTAGCTTATGACTTCATTCCGTTGAGTGATAATTCCGCTGCTTCAACTTATCAACCCAAGCAAAAGTAAGTGATCAACGAAAGCCGGTGGGATTTTCCCAGCGGCTTTTTTCATGGAGGCGAGTAGCGAATGAGGATGGGATTCACAGAATTGAAACGCGCGTGGCTCTGGGGGTGGCGAACCCCTCGTGTTTTAGGAGGCTGGCTACTTCTTGTGGGCACGTTAGGTAGTTTACGGTGGTTGGGCCGTTTTCCAGGATGGCAGCCCCTCACAGTCGTTTTAAGCCTATTCACGCTAATCTGGGCTGGTCGGCAGTGGTGGTGTCTTCTACAAGCCTGGTGTCCGGAGTTGAGCATTGCGTGGCGGCCTAGTCGACACTGGATGGCTTGGACGGGGCTGATCGTTGGTGGTGGCATTCTAGCGTTGCCGTGGGGACTCTGGGGACTAAGTAGCCGTTTTTGGGTCCGGTTACCCATGGACGCCCAAGTGGTGAACTGGGTCACGTTGAACCGGCGACCGTTTCTGGTGGTCATGGCGTTGGTTTATCTGGGCATCTTAGGGTGGGGACTGCTCTGGGGACCGCGGCACTTACGGATAACGCCCCGCAATCGACGGGGGACGCCCTTACAAATGTTAGCTGCCGTGGGTGTTCAGGTCGGCCTGTTAGTAGTGTGGCTCTTGATGAGCGGGGGTATCGTCTGGGCCAATTATTGGCTGGACCAGCGGGCAACGTTGTTAACGATTCGTTGGGTGACGGCTGGCTCCTTATTGCTCATTTTGCTGGGTTTCACCGTCGCCAGTCTTTTGGGCAGCACTACCCTAGCTTGGAGTTGGGTGGGTCAGCCGCAGTTAGCCGCACCGGCTAAAGGGGATGGCCACCATTACCGGTGGACGTTAGGCTTTTGGCTGGTCTGGCTGGTCGTTAGCGGTGCCGTCGTGACGCAGACTTTAGCCAGCCCGCGGTTGGGAACCACGACCCTGATCAGTCACCGGGGCGTCGATCATCATCGTGGGGTACAGAACACGCTAGGGGCGTTACGGGCTGTACATGCCGAACACCCACGATACGTGGAAATGGATCTGCATGAGACCCAGGACCATCAGTGGGTGGTGCTGCATGACGAATCGTTACAAGCGCTGGCTGGACGGGACGTCCGGCCGGCCCAGCGGCCGTTGCGCGCCTTAGTGGGCTTACGCCTCCATGAACACGGTCAGACGGGCCGACTGGTCAGTTGGCAACGGTACTTGAAGGTGGCGGAGGACCTCCACCAGCCGCTATTAGTGGAACTGAAGACCACGCCGCAGGATTCACCGGGGATGGCAGTGCGGTTTGCCCGCCAGTACGGGAAGCGCCTACACCGCGATGGTTCAGCAGTACACTCGTTGGACTATCGGGTGGTTGCAACTTTGCGTCAGCGGTGCCCGCAGTTGCGGACGGGGTACATTACGCCCTTCAACTGGGTCGATCCGCGCTCCGTTCCCGCGGATTTCTACTCGTTTCAACGATTATCGGTGAGTGATCAGTTCATTTTGGCGGCCCACCAGCAGCACGCGACGGCTTATCTATGGACGCCGGACCATCCGGTTGCCATGACCAGTCTGTGGGCGTTGGGAGCGGATGGTCAGATTACGAATGAGTTGGCTGAATTACGCAGGGTTGTGCGGCAGCGGCCCC includes:
- a CDS encoding F0F1 ATP synthase subunit gamma, which produces MAESIHDVQRRINSTKATRQITAAMHMVSTAKLNKIQKHATGYQDYVSKVKAVVMHLSQSHLLDNSSSNLQSDRPVKKTAYLVITSDRGMVGSYNSSVLRDANRFIDKRTPNPDDYMVLAVGGTGADFYKHRGVNVAYEYRGVSDVPEFNEVREIVKTVTTMFDNQVFDELFVCYNHFVNRISSRFRAEKMLPVDKETLTTDAANDTPTKPLTAEYDTEPSEAEVLQVVLPQYAESLVYGAILDAKTSEHASSTNAMQSATDNADDLIATLQLHYNRARQAAITTEITEITGGQEALNK
- the atpD gene encoding F0F1 ATP synthase subunit beta, giving the protein MSTGKVVQVIGPVVDVEFPLNDELPDINTALNIKKDDGSVLVTEVALELGDGVMRTIAMDGTDGLRRGMEVENTKASISVPVGDDTLGRVFNVLGEPIDGGAEFGPDAERMPIHRDAPKYDELNPTTEILETGIKVIDLLEPYVRGGKIGLFGGAGVGKTVLIQELIHNIAQGHNGISVFTGVGERTREGNDMYWEMKGSGVLKQTAMVYGQMNEPPGARMRVALTGLTIAEYFRDVKGQDVLLFIDNIFRFTQAGSEVSALLGRIPSAVGYQPTLATEMGQLQERITSTKKGSITSIQAVYVPADDYTDPAPATTFAHLDATTNLERSLTQQGIYPAVDPLASTSTALAPEIVGQEHYDVATQVQHVLQRYHELQDIISILGMDELSEEEQTIVNRARRIQFFLSQPFSVASQFTGMDGKYVKLDDTIRSFKDILAGKYDDLPEDAFRNCGSIEDAVAKAKEMNEAVAND
- a CDS encoding F0F1 ATP synthase subunit epsilon, producing MADNSSVLSVSIVTPDGRVYEHESTFLVVTTKLGQLGIMPNHVPVITSLEVDEARIKHDDTEDKVAVNGGFLEFSNNTATIVADSAERQDDIDVARAENARQRAEKTIKQAQAAHDADSLARAEVALRRAVNRINVAKH
- a CDS encoding DUF1146 family protein — encoded protein: MKLIGMQGILTIISHLFFIALAFWAISALHIERLMTFYPRQSRVLIVMLAVAIGFGCSSFFLDFINNVRNLGYLVR
- the murA gene encoding UDP-N-acetylglucosamine 1-carboxyvinyltransferase — protein: MEKIVVHGGNRLTGEVQIEGAKNAVLPILAASILANEGITHLTNVPVLSDVYTMNKVLRFLNLRVDFDEANRAITIDATKQLSSEAPFEYVSKMRASIVVMGPLLARLGHARVALPGGCAIGTRPIDLHLKGLEALGARIEQHDGFVEAFADHLTGAHIYLDFPSVGATQNIMMAACLAQGTTVIDNVAREPEIVDLANVLNKMGAHVRGAGTETLRIDGVAAMHGTDHSVVQDRIEAGTFMVAAALTRGNVLIKDGIVEHNKPLISKLQEMGAQVMDEPAGVRVIGPDELAPTDVKTLPYPGFPTDMQPQMTILQLAAKGTSTMTETVFENRFMHLEELRRMNAQFQINGQTVVMHGPTDFNGAEVAATDLRAAAALVLAGLVADGYTQVTNLKYLDRGYYDFHKKLAALGAEIKRISVPDNDAVVLKNARVDNEV
- a CDS encoding rod shape-determining protein → MAKDIGIDLGTANVLIYVVGKGIVLNEPSVVAIDTKTDKVLAVGSEAYRMVGRTPGNIRAIRPLKDGVISDFDITEAMLSYFINKLSVKGFLSKPNIMICAPTNITEIERKAIIQAAEKSGGAKVYLEEEPKVAALGAGMDIFKPSGNMVIDMGGGTSDIAILSLGDIVASQSIRVAGDRMNSEIVNYLKHKHNLIVGERTAETIKIKIGTAYPEPDNEKKTMAVRGRDSVSGMPTEETITAAEVEEAIHDSVEQIVSAAMAVLETTPPELAADIIDRGIMLTGGGALLDGIDKLFSERLTVPVIISEDPLDNVAKGAGVLLEHMNTKVAKQNN
- the yidD gene encoding membrane protein insertion efficiency factor YidD; protein product: MMLVRGYQRWISPLFPPTCRYYPTCSTYMLQALAKHGALKGGLMGLARILRCHPFVHGGVDPVPDHFTLRRNVVAEKAYRQAMQLDDKQSTTK
- a CDS encoding DUF2969 domain-containing protein, which codes for MSKREKSVQVTVDEQKQSDGTTVSALKIGDDTIGTVKPVEDRFEAQLTDGDVYRVKTIDEGVELLLRDYHLHQG